The following are encoded in a window of Nibricoccus aquaticus genomic DNA:
- a CDS encoding DUF4202 domain-containing protein, with translation MSLSPYARARELIDEAHSADPTRTAEGKAAELVYADRVEAWVAKLVPNGPAVLRLGARCQHLERWSVPRASYPEGKVGYLMWRRFLYTKQADRAQELLLKAGVSEAEAAEVATWVSKSGLKMNAGTQALEDAACLVFLENEIADFAAQHADYTREKFVDIIRKTWKKMSTDGQRLALTIQLPPGIAELVGEAVGGAKTE, from the coding sequence ATGAGTTTGAGTCCTTATGCACGCGCCCGTGAATTGATTGATGAAGCGCACTCGGCTGATCCAACGCGGACGGCGGAGGGGAAGGCGGCGGAGTTGGTTTATGCGGATCGTGTGGAGGCGTGGGTGGCGAAGCTGGTGCCGAACGGGCCGGCGGTGTTGCGGTTGGGGGCGCGTTGTCAGCATCTGGAACGGTGGTCGGTGCCACGGGCGAGTTATCCGGAGGGGAAAGTCGGATACCTGATGTGGCGGCGGTTTCTCTACACGAAGCAGGCGGATCGCGCGCAGGAGTTGTTGCTCAAAGCGGGCGTGAGCGAGGCCGAGGCGGCGGAGGTCGCGACGTGGGTTTCGAAGAGCGGGCTGAAGATGAATGCGGGGACGCAGGCGCTGGAGGACGCGGCGTGCCTGGTGTTTTTGGAAAACGAGATCGCGGATTTCGCGGCGCAGCACGCGGACTACACGCGGGAGAAGTTCGTCGATATCATCCGCAAGACGTGGAAAAAGATGAGCACGGACGGGCAGCGGCTGGCGCTGACGATTCAGTTGCCGCCGGGGATCGCGGAGTTGGTGGGCGAAGCGGTGGGCGGGGCGAAGACTGAATAA
- a CDS encoding flavodoxin family protein has protein sequence MKPKRPRILILNAALSGEAGNTAVALEKVRGALVRGKKAEVRVVTLVGDDDGAGGSGVAVGEKRARGFAEVKAELGWADAVVFGTGTHWDSWSSVLQNFLEDATETEGTKLWFGKPAACVVTEHSVGGKGVLSRLQGVLVTLGCEIPPMSGVVLSKVAQMARAHEPEEAGDFWGEDDLKIVAHNLVEAAKGTRRWKAWAVDREDFAKRWME, from the coding sequence ATGAAGCCGAAGCGTCCGCGTATCCTGATTCTTAATGCCGCGTTGTCGGGTGAAGCCGGGAACACGGCGGTGGCACTGGAGAAGGTGCGGGGCGCACTGGTGCGTGGGAAGAAGGCGGAGGTGCGGGTGGTGACGCTGGTGGGAGACGATGACGGCGCGGGTGGGAGCGGCGTGGCTGTGGGAGAGAAACGGGCGAGGGGTTTCGCAGAGGTGAAGGCGGAGCTGGGGTGGGCGGACGCGGTGGTTTTTGGGACGGGCACGCACTGGGATTCGTGGAGCAGCGTGCTGCAAAATTTTTTGGAGGATGCGACAGAGACCGAGGGCACGAAGCTGTGGTTCGGAAAGCCGGCGGCGTGCGTGGTGACGGAGCACAGCGTGGGCGGGAAGGGTGTGTTGTCGCGGTTGCAGGGCGTGCTGGTGACGCTGGGGTGCGAGATTCCGCCGATGAGTGGAGTGGTGTTGAGCAAGGTGGCTCAGATGGCGCGCGCGCATGAGCCGGAGGAGGCGGGAGATTTTTGGGGCGAGGACGATTTGAAGATCGTGGCGCACAATCTTGTCGAGGCGGCGAAGGGGACGCGGCGATGGAAGGCTTGGGCGGTGGATCGGGAGGATTTCGCGAAGCGGTGGATGGAGTGA
- a CDS encoding alpha/beta hydrolase family protein translates to MNPWLWRAAPVVALSLLALPALAKKKENPLERMTPVAADQPIPAVDFFRPRLFTNPELNPAGTHFAAIVSGEADRLDLMAFDLATKKAERLTAGGNYDINAYEWLNDKRLLFSITQDKMYSTGLFAVELGRFSQSYVLQRRNVVVPVGFPKEKPLHAILWIKHSSQHDGGDGGVVKIDTRRSMDSKDGSLFMNGDDGLRADIVETYPDLKGGSALGYIVDKQGEMAFALTAKDGRATLHRYVDSKWVQSPVDLDEMPVIGVGDEPGELLTLGAREEGKPRALHRLNAVTGERGELLFQDEKYDFTGVRIYRHPVDNRILGVQYQRKGPQSVWFDEGYERIQGALGKAFPGEVVRILGSDRAEKQFFISVSSDVRPEAYFHVKLETKTFAPVANVAPWIDPKRMRPMQMITYKARDGREIEGYVTLPEGASVENKAPLVVLPHGGPWVRDNWGWDAEVQFLASRGYAVFQPNYRGSTGYAWRFPERDMWDFRKMHDDVTDGVKAVIKTRMIDADRIAIMGGSFGGYLALSGAAHEPGLYRCAITVAGVFDWERLMKDARGSDYLRGRYGVFRRHLGDPAKRKEVFEEISPIKHVDKVKIPVFVAHGTGDIVASVGQSKALIAELKKYGVPHEKQIERGEGHGFRKVDNQVELYTAVEAFLAKHLAVRAEKAAGTGAAVTAEVGTGAL, encoded by the coding sequence ATGAACCCCTGGCTGTGGAGAGCTGCCCCTGTTGTTGCGTTGTCACTGCTCGCGCTGCCGGCGCTGGCGAAGAAGAAGGAGAATCCGTTGGAGCGGATGACGCCGGTGGCGGCGGATCAGCCGATCCCGGCGGTGGATTTTTTCCGGCCGAGGTTGTTCACGAATCCGGAGCTGAATCCGGCGGGGACGCATTTCGCGGCGATCGTGTCGGGCGAGGCGGACCGGCTGGATTTGATGGCGTTCGATCTGGCGACGAAGAAGGCGGAGCGGCTGACGGCGGGCGGCAACTATGACATCAACGCGTACGAGTGGCTGAACGACAAGCGGCTGCTTTTCAGCATCACGCAGGACAAGATGTACTCGACGGGGTTGTTCGCGGTGGAGCTGGGGCGGTTTTCGCAGTCGTACGTGTTGCAACGGCGGAACGTGGTCGTGCCGGTGGGGTTTCCGAAGGAAAAGCCGCTGCACGCGATCTTGTGGATCAAACACAGTTCGCAGCATGACGGCGGGGATGGCGGGGTGGTGAAGATCGACACGCGGCGGAGCATGGATTCGAAGGACGGGTCGCTTTTCATGAACGGGGATGACGGCCTGCGGGCGGACATCGTGGAGACGTATCCAGATCTCAAGGGCGGCTCTGCGCTGGGCTATATCGTGGACAAGCAGGGAGAGATGGCGTTCGCGCTGACGGCGAAGGATGGGCGGGCGACGTTGCACCGGTATGTGGATTCGAAGTGGGTGCAGAGTCCGGTGGATCTGGATGAGATGCCCGTGATCGGGGTGGGCGATGAACCGGGGGAGTTGCTGACGCTGGGAGCGAGGGAGGAAGGGAAGCCGCGGGCGCTGCACCGGTTGAACGCGGTGACGGGGGAGCGGGGCGAGCTGTTGTTTCAGGACGAGAAGTACGATTTCACGGGTGTGCGCATCTACCGGCATCCAGTGGATAACCGCATCCTGGGGGTGCAGTATCAGCGGAAGGGGCCGCAGAGTGTGTGGTTTGATGAAGGGTATGAGCGGATACAGGGGGCGCTGGGGAAGGCGTTTCCGGGGGAGGTGGTGAGAATTTTAGGGAGCGACCGGGCGGAGAAGCAGTTTTTTATCAGCGTGTCGTCGGATGTGCGGCCGGAGGCGTATTTCCATGTGAAGCTGGAGACGAAGACGTTCGCGCCGGTGGCGAATGTGGCGCCGTGGATCGATCCGAAGCGGATGCGGCCGATGCAGATGATCACGTACAAGGCGCGCGACGGGCGGGAGATCGAGGGGTATGTGACGCTGCCGGAGGGCGCCTCGGTGGAAAACAAAGCGCCGCTGGTGGTGCTGCCGCATGGCGGGCCGTGGGTGCGCGACAACTGGGGCTGGGATGCAGAGGTGCAGTTTCTGGCGAGCCGGGGGTATGCGGTTTTCCAGCCGAACTATCGCGGATCGACGGGGTATGCGTGGCGGTTTCCCGAAAGGGACATGTGGGATTTTCGGAAGATGCACGACGATGTGACGGACGGGGTGAAGGCGGTGATCAAGACGCGGATGATCGACGCGGATCGCATCGCGATCATGGGCGGATCGTTTGGCGGGTATCTGGCGCTCAGCGGGGCGGCGCATGAGCCGGGGCTTTATCGCTGCGCGATCACGGTGGCGGGGGTGTTCGATTGGGAGCGCTTGATGAAGGACGCGCGGGGGAGCGATTATTTGCGCGGGCGGTACGGTGTGTTTCGGCGGCATCTGGGCGACCCGGCGAAGCGGAAGGAAGTGTTCGAGGAAATCTCGCCGATCAAGCATGTGGACAAGGTGAAGATCCCGGTGTTCGTGGCGCATGGGACGGGGGACATCGTCGCGAGCGTGGGGCAGTCGAAAGCGTTGATCGCGGAGCTCAAAAAATACGGCGTGCCGCACGAGAAGCAGATCGAGCGCGGGGAGGGACATGGGTTTCGGAAAGTCGATAACCAGGTGGAGTTGTACACGGCGGTGGAGGCGTTTCTGGCGAAGCATCTGGCAGTGCGGGCGGAGAAGGCGGCGGGAACGGGCGCGGCGGTGACGGCGGAGGTGGGGACGGGGGCGTTGTGA